From Pseudomonas vanderleydeniana, the proteins below share one genomic window:
- a CDS encoding YciI family protein, translating into MRFMVIVKASPESEAGAMPSAELLAAMGAYNEELVKAGVMLAAEGLHPSAKGARVRFSGKQRTVVDGPFIETKELIAGFWIFQVQSLQEAIDWVKRCPNPMVSDSDIEIRQIFEAEDFGECLTPELREQEDRMRAQLSGQP; encoded by the coding sequence ATGCGATTTATGGTGATCGTCAAGGCCAGCCCGGAATCGGAAGCCGGGGCCATGCCCAGTGCCGAGCTGCTGGCGGCCATGGGGGCCTACAACGAGGAACTGGTCAAGGCCGGGGTGATGCTCGCGGCCGAAGGCCTGCATCCCAGCGCCAAGGGTGCCCGCGTACGGTTTTCCGGCAAGCAGCGTACGGTCGTGGACGGCCCCTTCATCGAGACCAAGGAACTGATCGCCGGCTTCTGGATTTTCCAGGTCCAGTCGCTGCAGGAGGCCATCGACTGGGTCAAGCGTTGTCCGAACCCGATGGTCAGCGACAGCGATATCGAAATTCGCCAGATCTTCGAAGCCGAGGATTTCGGTGAGTGCCTAACCCCCGAGTTGCGTGAGCAGGAAGACCGTATGCGCGCGCAGTTGTCCGGCCAACCGTGA
- a CDS encoding ABC transporter permease, with product MPHKRLLESLTWLISPLALLLLWALVADAGFFPRNLLVPPARVLQSFEELLASGELLEHLHDSLSRLTLGFGIGALAGLAFGIVMALSKRVQAYCGPLFHTLRQIPSIALIPMFVLLFGIDETFKIVIVAKTAFFPVALAASEGIKAIPRSYFEVADVYRLRWPTFVREIALPAAAPSIITGFRIALTRAWVVLVATELLAADSGLGQMIEMSRQMLRIDVVMVGVLITGVIGFALDYSFRQLEQRLFRWQANRGRP from the coding sequence ATGCCCCACAAGCGCCTGCTCGAATCCCTGACCTGGCTCATTTCGCCCCTGGCCCTGCTACTCCTCTGGGCCCTGGTCGCCGACGCCGGTTTCTTCCCACGCAACCTGCTGGTTCCCCCGGCGCGAGTCCTGCAAAGTTTTGAGGAACTGCTGGCCAGCGGCGAGCTGCTCGAACACCTGCACGACAGCCTGTCGCGCCTGACTCTGGGTTTTGGCATTGGGGCCCTGGCCGGCCTGGCATTCGGTATCGTCATGGCCTTGTCGAAACGGGTCCAGGCCTATTGCGGCCCACTGTTCCATACGCTGCGCCAGATACCCAGTATCGCGCTGATCCCGATGTTCGTGCTGCTGTTCGGTATTGATGAGACCTTCAAGATCGTCATCGTCGCCAAGACTGCCTTCTTTCCAGTGGCCCTGGCCGCCAGCGAGGGCATCAAGGCCATTCCACGCAGCTACTTCGAAGTCGCCGACGTCTACCGGCTGCGCTGGCCGACTTTCGTCCGTGAAATTGCCCTGCCCGCCGCCGCCCCCTCGATCATCACCGGCTTTCGTATTGCACTGACCCGTGCCTGGGTGGTGTTGGTGGCGACCGAGCTGCTGGCCGCCGACAGTGGTTTGGGGCAGATGATCGAAATGAGCCGGCAAATGCTGCGCATCGATGTGGTGATGGTCGGCGTGCTCATTACCGGGGTGATCGGTTTTGCCCTCGACTATTCCTTTCGCCAGCTTGAACAACGCCTGTTTCGCTGGCAGGCCAACCGGGGGCGTCCATGA
- a CDS encoding VOC family protein has translation MRIIPYLTFNGHCKEAFALYQRVLGGELFSLSFADAPPEAEVPKDSDKILHACLTVGGFSLMASDCPSGQPYQKPQGVSVSLNVDSTAEAERLFKGLSEGGKVVMPLAKTFWAERFAMFEDRFGVAWMVNYEGAR, from the coding sequence ATGAGAATCATTCCGTACCTGACCTTCAACGGTCACTGCAAGGAAGCCTTCGCCCTGTACCAGCGCGTGCTGGGTGGCGAGCTGTTTTCGTTGTCCTTTGCCGATGCGCCACCGGAGGCCGAAGTGCCCAAGGACAGTGACAAGATCCTGCATGCCTGCCTGACGGTAGGTGGGTTCAGCCTGATGGCTTCGGACTGCCCATCTGGCCAGCCTTACCAGAAGCCTCAGGGCGTATCGGTCTCGCTCAACGTCGACAGCACTGCCGAGGCCGAGCGTTTGTTCAAGGGCTTGAGTGAGGGCGGCAAGGTCGTCATGCCGTTGGCGAAAACCTTCTGGGCTGAACGGTTTGCCATGTTCGAGGATCGTTTCGGCGTGGCCTGGATGGTGAACTACGAGGGGGCCAGGTAA
- a CDS encoding ABC transporter permease, which produces MSRLLGKGRGLLLPLLLLGLWEYLSRQGASGAYAFVPLSSIGAALLELLGNGELLVNLAASLARTCGGLALGILFGIALGVLMALSSLSNRLIGPLFHSIRQVPMLGWIPLIAMWFGNGEFSKMLIVSLAAFYPMVLNTYQGLRHVEQRYREVGQVLVLSRTQQFVHVLLPAALPAIATGVLHALAFAWVTAIGSELFLSSGAGLGNLMMNAEAGSRMEVIVLAVLCIGLCGYLMNLLFNRLSRHLLRWRVTR; this is translated from the coding sequence ATGAGTCGTCTACTTGGCAAAGGCCGCGGCCTGCTGTTGCCCCTGCTGCTGCTCGGGCTGTGGGAATACCTGTCACGTCAGGGTGCCTCTGGTGCCTATGCCTTCGTGCCGCTGTCGAGCATCGGTGCAGCCCTGCTGGAACTGCTCGGCAATGGCGAGCTGTTGGTGAACCTCGCAGCCAGCCTGGCCCGAACCTGCGGCGGGCTGGCACTGGGGATCCTGTTCGGTATTGCTCTGGGCGTTCTGATGGCTCTGTCGTCCTTGAGCAATCGATTGATCGGCCCACTCTTTCACTCGATCCGGCAAGTGCCAATGCTGGGCTGGATCCCGCTGATCGCCATGTGGTTTGGCAACGGCGAATTCTCCAAGATGCTAATCGTCAGTCTCGCGGCGTTCTACCCGATGGTGCTCAACACCTACCAGGGCTTGCGCCATGTCGAGCAACGCTACCGCGAGGTCGGCCAGGTGCTGGTACTCAGCCGGACCCAGCAGTTCGTCCACGTGCTGTTACCCGCAGCGCTGCCGGCCATCGCCACTGGTGTGCTGCACGCGTTGGCCTTCGCCTGGGTCACAGCGATCGGCAGCGAGCTGTTCCTGTCTTCAGGGGCCGGCCTGGGCAACCTGATGATGAACGCCGAGGCTGGCTCACGCATGGAAGTGATCGTCCTCGCCGTCCTGTGCATCGGCCTGTGCGGTTACCTGATGAACCTCCTGTTCAATCGCCTCAGCCGGCACCTGCTGCGCTGGCGCGTCACCCGTTGA
- a CDS encoding cystathionine gamma-synthase, with protein MSQHDKSATERAFATRVIHAGQAPDPTTGALMPPIYANSTYLQDSPGVHKGFDYGRSHNPTRFALERCVADLEGGSRAFAFASGLAAISTVLELLDAGAHVVCGNDLYGGTFRLFDKVRQRSAGHRFSFADLTAPGALEAVLQQDTRMVWIETPSNPLLSLTDLAAVARLCRSRGILCVADNTFASPWVQRPLELGFDIVVHSTTKYLNGHSDVIGGIAVVGQNAELADRLGFLQNAVGAIAGPFDAFLTLRGVKTLALRMERHCSNALELATWLERQPQVARVHYPGLPSHPQHELARQQMRGFGGMISVDLKTDLAGSRRFLENVQVFALAESLGGVESLIEHPAIMTHATIPAATRAQLGIGDALVRLSVGVEDVEDLRADLAQALARI; from the coding sequence ATGAGCCAGCACGACAAGTCCGCGACCGAGCGCGCCTTCGCCACCCGGGTGATCCATGCCGGCCAGGCGCCGGACCCGACCACCGGCGCCCTGATGCCACCGATCTACGCCAACTCCACCTATCTGCAGGACAGCCCCGGCGTGCACAAGGGCTTCGACTATGGCCGCTCGCACAACCCGACACGCTTTGCCCTGGAGCGTTGCGTGGCGGACCTGGAGGGCGGCAGCCGGGCCTTCGCCTTTGCCTCCGGACTGGCAGCGATCTCGACCGTGCTCGAGCTGCTCGACGCCGGCGCCCATGTGGTCTGCGGCAATGACTTGTACGGTGGTACCTTCCGCCTGTTCGACAAGGTCCGCCAGCGCAGCGCCGGGCATCGCTTCAGCTTCGCCGATCTGACCGCCCCCGGGGCACTGGAAGCGGTGCTGCAGCAAGATACGCGGATGGTCTGGATCGAGACACCGAGCAATCCCCTGCTGAGCCTCACCGACCTGGCAGCCGTCGCCCGCCTCTGTCGCAGCCGGGGCATCCTGTGCGTGGCCGACAATACCTTCGCCAGCCCCTGGGTCCAGCGTCCACTGGAGCTGGGGTTCGATATCGTCGTGCACTCGACCACCAAGTACCTCAATGGCCACTCCGACGTGATCGGTGGCATCGCTGTGGTTGGGCAGAATGCCGAACTGGCCGATCGCCTGGGTTTCCTGCAGAACGCGGTCGGGGCCATCGCCGGGCCATTCGATGCGTTCCTCACCCTGCGCGGCGTGAAGACCCTGGCCTTGCGCATGGAGCGCCACTGCAGCAACGCGCTGGAGTTGGCGACCTGGCTCGAACGCCAGCCCCAGGTGGCACGGGTGCACTACCCCGGCCTGCCCTCGCACCCCCAACATGAGCTGGCACGGCAGCAGATGCGCGGCTTTGGCGGAATGATTTCGGTTGACCTGAAAACCGACCTGGCCGGCTCGCGCCGCTTCCTGGAAAACGTGCAGGTTTTCGCCCTGGCCGAAAGCCTGGGTGGCGTCGAGAGCCTGATCGAACACCCGGCGATCATGACCCACGCCACCATCCCCGCCGCGACCCGTGCCCAACTGGGCATCGGCGATGCATTGGTGCGCCTGTCCGTGGGCGTGGAAGACGTCGAGGACTTGCGGGCCGACCTGGCACAGGCACTGGCAAGAATCTGA
- a CDS encoding pyridoxal-phosphate dependent enzyme: MQNNSRPAVLELIGNTPLVRVSRFDTGPCTLFLKLESQNPGGSIKDRVGLAMIDAAERDGRLRPGATIIEATAGNTGLGLALVGRAKGYRVVLVVPDKMSTEKVLHLKAMGAEVHITRSDVGKGHPEYYQDVAARLAREIPDAFFTDQFNNPANPLAHETSTAPEIWAQTQHDVDAIVVGVGSAGTLTGLTRFFQRVQPNLAMVLADPLGSVVAEYSRSGALGTAGSWAVEGIGEDFIPSIADLSSVRQAYSITDEESFDHARQLLRAEGILGGSSTGTLLAAALRYCREQTRPKRVVTFVCDTGTRYLSKVYNDQWMNDQGLLQYKRYGDLRDLIARRFEDGRVISVGPDDTLLTAFQRMRLADVSQLPVLVDGQRLVGVIDESDILLGMHDDAAHFRLSVASVMTDQLHTLSPAASLAELQAELDRGLVAIIADASGFHGLITRFDLLNHLRRSLA; the protein is encoded by the coding sequence ATGCAGAACAACTCCCGCCCCGCCGTACTCGAACTGATCGGCAATACCCCACTGGTCCGGGTCAGCCGCTTCGACACCGGCCCCTGCACGCTGTTTCTCAAACTCGAATCGCAGAACCCCGGCGGTTCGATCAAGGACCGCGTCGGCCTGGCGATGATCGATGCCGCCGAGCGCGACGGGCGACTGCGCCCCGGCGCGACCATCATCGAAGCCACCGCCGGCAACACCGGCCTGGGTCTGGCCCTGGTGGGCCGGGCCAAGGGCTATCGGGTGGTATTGGTGGTTCCGGACAAGATGTCCACCGAGAAGGTCCTGCACCTCAAGGCCATGGGCGCCGAAGTGCATATCACCCGCTCCGACGTCGGCAAGGGCCATCCCGAGTACTACCAGGATGTAGCCGCCCGGCTGGCCAGGGAAATTCCCGACGCTTTCTTCACCGATCAATTCAACAACCCGGCCAATCCACTGGCCCACGAAACGAGCACGGCACCGGAGATCTGGGCGCAAACCCAGCATGATGTGGATGCCATCGTCGTCGGCGTCGGCTCGGCCGGCACACTGACCGGGCTGACCCGGTTCTTCCAGCGTGTGCAGCCGAACCTGGCCATGGTGCTGGCCGATCCGCTTGGCTCGGTGGTAGCGGAATACAGTCGTAGCGGAGCGCTCGGCACGGCGGGCTCCTGGGCGGTGGAAGGCATCGGCGAGGACTTCATCCCGTCGATCGCCGACCTGTCCAGCGTACGCCAGGCCTACTCGATCACCGACGAGGAAAGCTTCGATCATGCCCGCCAGCTCCTGCGGGCCGAAGGCATCCTGGGCGGTTCCTCGACCGGCACCCTGCTGGCCGCGGCGCTGCGCTACTGCCGTGAACAGACCCGGCCCAAGCGGGTCGTCACCTTCGTCTGTGATACCGGTACCCGCTACCTGTCCAAGGTCTACAACGACCAGTGGATGAACGATCAGGGCCTGCTGCAGTACAAGCGCTATGGCGACCTGCGCGACCTGATCGCCCGCCGCTTCGAGGACGGCCGGGTGATCAGCGTCGGCCCGGACGACACCCTGCTCACCGCGTTCCAGCGCATGCGCCTGGCCGATGTCTCGCAACTGCCGGTGCTGGTGGATGGCCAGCGACTGGTCGGCGTCATCGACGAATCCGACATCCTGCTCGGCATGCATGACGATGCCGCGCACTTTCGCCTGAGCGTCGCCAGCGTCATGACCGACCAACTGCATACCCTCTCGCCCGCGGCCAGTCTCGCCGAGCTGCAGGCGGAACTCGATCGCGGGCTGGTGGCGATCATTGCCGACGCCTCGGGCTTCCATGGCCTGATCACCCGCTTCGACCTGCTCAATCACCTACGGAGATCCCTCGCATGA
- a CDS encoding ABC transporter ATP-binding protein, protein MNAIAQHLPPTETPLHSGALEIRGLSKTYRIEGKPLPVLADIDLSIRPGEFISIVGASGCGKSSLLRLIVGLEADYEGEIRLDGKPVTGTSLERGIVFQDHRLFPWMTVGRNIALALKNHPLSQKEKDQLVAEHIALVNLEGFENAYPHQLSGGMAQRAAIARALVNKPKVLLLDEPLGALDALTRVRLQHELQSICVKQRCTVIMVTHDIEEALYLGDRVIVMDARPGRIKHEISIELPHPRDRASGLLQAYKEQLLAELVH, encoded by the coding sequence ATGAATGCCATAGCCCAACACCTGCCCCCCACCGAGACCCCGCTGCACAGTGGCGCCCTGGAGATTCGTGGCCTGAGCAAGACCTATCGGATCGAAGGCAAGCCGCTGCCGGTGCTGGCGGACATCGATCTGAGCATCCGCCCCGGCGAGTTCATCAGCATCGTCGGGGCCAGCGGCTGCGGCAAGTCCAGTCTGCTGCGGCTGATCGTTGGCCTGGAGGCCGACTACGAAGGTGAAATACGGCTGGACGGCAAACCCGTGACCGGTACCAGCCTGGAACGTGGCATCGTGTTCCAGGATCACCGCCTGTTCCCCTGGATGACCGTGGGCAGGAACATCGCCCTGGCCCTGAAGAACCATCCATTGTCGCAGAAGGAAAAGGACCAGCTGGTGGCCGAGCACATTGCCCTGGTCAATCTGGAGGGTTTCGAGAATGCCTACCCGCACCAGCTTTCCGGCGGCATGGCGCAGCGTGCGGCCATCGCCCGGGCCTTGGTCAACAAACCAAAGGTATTGCTACTGGACGAGCCCCTGGGTGCCCTTGACGCGCTGACCCGGGTGCGCCTGCAACATGAATTGCAGAGTATCTGCGTCAAACAGCGCTGCACGGTGATCATGGTGACCCACGACATCGAGGAGGCGCTGTACCTGGGCGACCGGGTCATCGTCATGGATGCCCGCCCAGGTCGGATCAAGCATGAAATCAGCATCGAACTGCCTCATCCACGCGATCGTGCCTCCGGACTGCTGCAGGCCTACAAGGAGCAGTTGCTGGCGGAGTTGGTCCACTAA
- a CDS encoding VOC family protein: MPSKNTICLWFNGTALEAATFYAQTFPDSSVTAVHRAPGDYPSGKQGDVLTVEFTVMGIPCLGLNGGPIFPHTEAFSFQVATDDQAETDRLWNAIVSHGGQESACGWCKDKWGLSWQITPRMLSAAISHPDPAAAKRAFDAMMGMGKIDIAVIEAALKG; encoded by the coding sequence ATGCCCAGCAAGAACACCATCTGCCTCTGGTTCAATGGCACGGCCCTGGAGGCCGCGACCTTTTATGCCCAGACCTTTCCCGACAGTTCGGTTACGGCGGTACACCGCGCACCCGGCGACTACCCATCGGGAAAGCAGGGCGATGTGCTGACCGTCGAGTTCACGGTCATGGGCATCCCCTGCCTCGGCCTCAACGGTGGCCCGATCTTCCCTCATACCGAAGCCTTCTCGTTCCAGGTGGCGACCGACGACCAGGCCGAAACCGACCGCCTATGGAATGCCATCGTCAGCCATGGCGGCCAGGAAAGCGCCTGCGGTTGGTGCAAGGATAAATGGGGACTGTCATGGCAGATCACCCCGCGGATGCTCAGCGCAGCGATCAGCCACCCGGACCCGGCGGCGGCCAAGCGGGCGTTCGACGCAATGATGGGCATGGGCAAGATCGACATCGCCGTGATCGAGGCCGCGCTCAAGGGGTGA
- a CDS encoding CPBP family intramembrane glutamic endopeptidase produces MIHDGLVALIHYGLYLIPGLLLCGLWFGLVPRTQPALRIAILLLTFVLLRDAMTPQGLWSLSRDLQIGFIANPFVLAALGGMSLGLIALLARLAPELWRWVVLSKGSPLAGLAVGLATGCLIGLPLRLYQGIEAGAIAGYWRWLPGMLVLAYGANALEEVLFRGFLQGYLEQQVTALRAALISAVAFSACHVFLALTVTQLGWPVLLFTLLEGLACALVRMRYGVVASTVTHGTAILLIAVPMSG; encoded by the coding sequence ATGATCCACGACGGACTTGTTGCTCTCATTCACTACGGGCTCTACCTGATCCCGGGGCTGCTGCTGTGCGGTCTCTGGTTTGGCCTGGTGCCCAGGACCCAACCGGCCCTGCGCATCGCGATCCTGCTGCTGACTTTCGTATTGCTGCGCGACGCGATGACACCGCAGGGCTTGTGGTCACTCAGTCGCGACTTGCAGATCGGTTTTATCGCCAACCCTTTCGTCCTGGCAGCGCTCGGAGGCATGTCCCTGGGGCTGATAGCGTTGTTGGCCAGGCTGGCGCCGGAATTGTGGCGATGGGTGGTGCTTTCCAAGGGCAGCCCGCTGGCCGGATTGGCGGTGGGCCTGGCTACAGGTTGCCTGATAGGCCTGCCTTTGCGGCTGTATCAGGGGATCGAGGCGGGCGCGATTGCCGGTTACTGGCGCTGGCTCCCCGGGATGCTGGTGCTGGCCTATGGCGCCAATGCACTGGAAGAGGTGTTGTTTCGCGGGTTCCTGCAGGGCTACCTGGAGCAGCAGGTGACGGCACTGCGTGCGGCGTTGATCAGCGCCGTGGCGTTCTCCGCCTGCCATGTGTTCCTGGCACTGACCGTTACCCAATTGGGCTGGCCGGTACTGCTCTTTACCCTGCTGGAGGGACTGGCGTGTGCGTTGGTGCGGATGCGCTACGGGGTAGTGGCTTCGACGGTGACCCATGGCACGGCGATCCTGCTGATTGCCGTGCCGATGTCGGGGTGA